TTTTCCTCATCATATTCCCTCTGATAAAGTAATAAAAGAAGGACAAAATGCTGTCGTAGATATAGGAGCAAGGTATGAAAAATATTGCTTTGATAGTACTAGAACTTTTTTAAAAGGAGAAAATACTGAAATAAAGAAAATTTACGAAATAGTTTTACAAGCTCAATTAGAGGCTATTGATAAAGTAAAAGAAGGCGTAAAGGCTTCAGAAGTTGATTTGGCAGCAAGACGTGTGATTGAAAAAGCTGGTTATGGAAAATATTTTATTCATTCTACTGGTCATGGTGTAGGTATTGAAGTTCATGAGTATCCTTCAATTTCACCTAACTCAGATGCTGAACTTAAAGAAAATATGGTAATAACTATTGAGCCAGGAATATACCTAAAGAATAAATTTGGAATTAGAATAGAAGATACAGTTATTGTAACAAAGAGAAAACCCATTGTTCTTGAGACTACATTCAAGTATTTATAACTTTTTAGTACTCTTTTTAATTTAACTTTATATTTAATGGGGGTCAATAACATTATTGTTATGGAAGAGACATTAAACCAAGAAAAGATGGTTGAAGAGATAGCTAAAAGGATAAGAGAGATCCTTGAAATTTTAGGGGAAAACCCGGATAGGGAAGGACTAAGAGAAACTCCATTAAGGGTAGCTAGAGCTTTATTAGAAATGACAAGTGGACTTAGAACTCCTCAACCTCAAATTAAAACATTTAACCTATCCGAAGATGGTATATCTGAAGTTGAAGACCAAATTATTCTTGTAAAGAATATAGGTTTTTCTTCTTTATGTGAACATCATTTACTACCTATAATAGGAAAAGTACATGTAGCATATATAGTAGGTCAAGAAAGAAAAGTAGCCGGTTTTAGTAAGATTATAAGGATTGTGAATTATTACGCATCAAGGCCACAAATTCAAGAAAGATTAGTTCAGCAAATTGCTGATGCTATAATGAATAGCGATATTCATCCAAAAGGTGTAATGGTTATAGGAGATGCTCTTCATATGTGTGCATACGTTAGGGGTGTTAAAGATAGAGAGGCAAGTTTATTATCAGTAGCAACGAGAGGGTTATTCAAAAATAATGTGTCATTAAGGAACTATGTATTTAGATTACTCGAAACGTCAAAGAAGACAAGTTTATTATAGGTAAAATAGATTTTTTATTGAATGAGTGACTCAAAATCTAGGATTATTGAAATCTTAAAAAAGTTTGGTGAATTACCTCAATCTGAACTAGTTAGGATTAGTGGGTTATCAAAAAGTAGATTGTCAGAAATTTTGTCTGAGCTGGAGAAACAAGGACTCATAGAGAGGAAAAAATCGCTCGGAAAAAATTTATCAGTAAAGTTAAGTAATAAGTTTATAAAAATAGGTATAATTAGGGCGGCTGAATATCCATTTATTATACCTTTTGTAAAAGCACTTAAAGAAAAAGGGTTTTTTGTTGATATTCTAATTTATGATAATGGACTAAGCTTAACTAAAGATCTAGTAGAAGGTAAGATAAATATAGGGTTTTCACCAGTAGTAACGCAATTAATTTTTAAGAAAATATTCAATAATTTTGATATTATAGGAGGTGGGGCGAAGGGAGGAGGTGGAATAATTGGTGAATCCCTTTGTGACAGAGTCGGCTCCACAACTATGTCTAGTATGGAAATATGGTCATTGTTATATAATCCAGATTTAAATTTGCAAAGTTATGATTCTCCAGAATCCATGGTGATTGATCTTGAAAATCATAAAATTAACGCTATATCTATTTGGGAGCCTTACTTCACTATTTTAACTCGTAAGGGTTATTCCATTTTACATACATTTGAACCTTTACATTGTTGTACATTAGCTGTAAGAAACGAACTTGATAAGGACTTAATAAAAAAGGTCTATGAAGAATCTTTCACATCATTTTTATTTCAAAAAGATAGATGGATAATGGATTATGCCAACTTATTAGGTATTAACTATTCTATCCTTTCTGATTCAGTAAAAAATTATGTTTTCGATTACTATTTAGATTTAAATGAAATAAGAAGAAACTTGAGAAAAATTGGAATTTTAGGCATCTAAATAGTAATATAACTCCATAGGATGAGGATACTGTTGCATAGTTTTTGCTTCGTCTCTCTTTAGGTCAATGTATGTATTTAATATTGATGAATTAAATACTGGTTTTAGGAACTCATTGTCGCTTTCTAACTCATCTAATGCTTCATCTAATGATCTAGGTAATTCCTTAATTTTTAACTGTTTTTTCCTCTCTTCGCTCATATGATATACATTTTCATCAACAGGATCACCAGGCTCAATCTTTTTCTTTATTCCATCTAAAGCAGCCATTAGTATTGCAGCGAATGCCAAGTATGGGTTACACGAGGGATCTGGTGGTCTATATTCTAATCTCTTTGCTTTTTCCATTCCTCTATAATATGATGGTATTCTAATTGCAGCACTTCTGTTGGATTTACTCCACACTAGATATACGGGTGCCTCATAACCTGGAATTAATCTTCTATAACTATTTGTGGTTGGCGATACTATTGCTGATAATGCTCTACCATGTTCTAATATTCCTCCTACTATATATCTACCTATTTGACTTAACTCAGCATATTCATCGTTAGGATCGTACATTAGATTCTTTCCATCTTTTGTCCATAGACTAAAATGCGTATGCATTCCTGTCCCATTATCTCCAAACATTGGTTTTGGCATAAAAGTGGCTATCATTCCATGCTTTGCTGCTACATTTTTTACGACATATTTTAGTGTTTGAACTTTATCGGCTGTATCAGCTAATGTAGAGAATCTGAAATCAATTTCGCCTTGTCCAGCTGTAGCAACTTCATGGTGAGTAGCTTCTATATTGAATCCAAAGTAATCAGTTAATATATTAATAGCCTCGACTCTTATATCCATTAGCTGATCTACAGGTGGTGCTGGATAATAACCCTCTTTGTATCTTATTAGGAACCCTCCATTTCTAGCCCATGGGGCTTCTCTAGCATGTATTTTATATCCAGTTCCGCTTTGAGGTGTGGCTACATCCAAATCTACTTTATCAAATATAAAGAATTCTAGCTCTGGGCCAAAATAACTAATATAACCTTCTTCTGATTGTTTCTTTTCTGCTTCTTCTGCAATATGTCTTGGATCTCTCTCGAATCTTCCCTTTCCTCCTCCCCAAAATACCTGGGTTATAACTCTAGCAATTCCTTCATTCCAAGGTATAACTGCCATAGTTTGTGGTATGGGCATTAGCACCATATCGCTTTCATAAATCATAGTAAATCCTTTTATACTACTTCCATCTAATTTTCCAAACCCTGTTTTAAATGAATCTTCTGTAAATTCTGAGGCTGGGACTGTAATATGATGCAATCTTCCAGGTAGATCTGTAAACTGTAGATCCACCCATTTTATTTTATTGTCTTTTAGAAATTTCAGAGCCTCTTCGGCTGTTTTAGGTAAACTTGGCATGATTACGAATAGCTTTAATTGTTTAAAAAGATTATTAGTGTTAGATATAAAAACTGTTCAGAAGTTTATATATAATTCTTAATTACAGATTATGCAAATGTAAAATTTTGCTTAAAAATGCATTATAAAAAATAATTGATTAAGTAGTACAAAGTTAAAGAAAACTCCTCATGACAAATATTTTTTAATATATTCTTCTAGCGTAGTCTCATCTACGGCTCCTACTATTTGATCTACTAGATTACCGTTAAGAAAGATCAAGGTAGTTGGTATATTCATGACACCATATTTATCTGCTGTTTTTGGATTTTCGTCAACGTTAAGCCTTCCAAATACTATCTTATCCTTATACTTCTCGGCCATTTTGTTAAATATTGGTTCGTAGATATGGCAAGGAGCACACCAGGGTGCCCAGCAATCTACAAACACTACTCTATTTTTTGTTATTATGTCGTCTATGTTACTATCAGTTATAGTTATAGTAGCTTCCTCCTTTTTTAATATTTTTTCGGCTTTTTCTTCTAATCTTTTGGCTATTTCTCTAACTAGTGTGTCAATCTCACTCAATTTTATCCACTATATATACTTTCTTCAACTTCTTATAAAATGCTACCTTTGTGTTAACATAATTCAGAAGCTCTTCTTCAATACCATCTTTTTTCTCTTTTACCACGACAATTGCTATAGGTTGCTGTCCTAGTTGACCAGCATCTTCTCCAATTACTTTAGCATCTATTACATTAGGATGAGTCTTTAATATTTCCTCTAAGTCTCTTGGAAATATAGGATAACCCTTATATTTCAGCATTCTTTTTTTAATCCCTCTAAAATACAATAATCCCTTATCATCCATACTCATTAGGTCTCCAGTTTTTAACCATCCATTAGAAAATACTTTATTTGTTTCTTCTATGTCTTTATATCCTAGCATTAACCATGGTGCCTTTACCCATAATTCTCCTACTTCACCAGTTTTTGCCTCTTTTCCATCATCTTTAACAATCTTTACCTCGACTTCTGGTAACGGTTTTCCTACGCTAATTACATCTGCATATTCTAATGGCTGAAAAGTAAGTACAAATCCTTCAGTAAATCCGTATTGTTGAACTATCTTTTTGCCAAATTTATTGAAAAATGTATTTACTGTATTAGGGAACAAAGGAGCTGCGCTACTTACACATAATTCTAAGCTTGAAAGATTAGCATCTATTGTGTTTAAGGAATCGTATACCATTGGAACCGTTGAAAGATAGTTAATAGAGTATTTCTCTATCACACTAGCTACACTTTTCGGTTCAAATTTTTTTACTATGTACATTGCTCCACCTGCTTCTAAAGTTACACCTAAAACGCTATTACCGAGAACATGAGCAATTGGTACTGTTAAAATGCTTCTAACTTCTTTTAACTTAGTTGCTCTATATAGAGATAAAGAATTCAATTCCATTCTTTCTGCACTATGTAAAACTTGCATTGTTCTTCCAGCTATTCCAGCATAATAATATATTAATCCTACTTCATCTTCTCTATATTCATAAGGTGAAGAGAATACATTTTTTCTAGGTACTTCAACTACTGTTTTATAATCCTTTAGTATATTTTTTTCTCTTTCATATACCTCATGGTCTGTGAAGACTAAATCTGGTTTGGAGTCTTCTAATATAAACTTTAAGTCTTCTGCAGAAGTTAATGGATCGACTGCAACAATTTTTCCTCCAGCCCACAATATAGCTAAATAAGCCAGAATGGATTCTACTGTATTGAACATTATATGCACTACTGTGCCACCTGGCGAGATGTTAGATGCTATTTTTGCTATTTCCTGTACCGCTTGCTCATAAGTTAAATTTTTATCTTCACTTATTAAAAAAGTCTTACTAGGAGTTTTTTTACTCCACTCATACACTAATCTGGCTAAGCTCATAAGTCTCTCATATATGAAGTGTTTTGTATGATAAAAATTATTGGGTTATCAAGAATTCATATAACTCTTATTGACTTAGAAGGTAAATTTGGAAGACTTGATGGAGGTATAGGTGTGGCATTAAAATATCCTAGAATTGTCTTAAGAAGTGGTAATTGTATTAAACCAAATATAACTTTACCGTTTAAAATACCAGATTATTGTATTGAAGAAGATTTTGAAGAACATATAGGTTTAGGACATACTACCCAATTTCTATTATCAGTAGCAAAATTAGGTGCTGAGTATAACTTAAAGAATATAGATGTGGTAGAATTAGCTAAATTGGTGAAGCGTGGTGGTACTTCTGGTGTTGGGGTTTATGCATTTAAACATGGTGGTTTTATTGTAGATGGAGGTCATTCTAAGAAAATAAAGAAAGAAATTTTACCCTCGGATTACTCCACTGTTTCTCCTCCTCCTTTAATTGCAAGGTATGATTTTCCATGGTACATTTACGTAAATATACCTAAAGAAGGAAGAAAAATATACGGTAAAAGTGAGCTTGAAATATTTAAGAATGCTAAAGTAGAGGGTATTGATACATTAACTAGAATAATATTTATGAAACTTATTCCAGCTGTGATTGAAAATGATTTGGAAGAAGCACTAGAAGCTATAGGTTTGATTCAGAATTTAGGATTTAAAAAGTTAGAAGTTAGTCTTCAAACCGAAGAGGTAAAAATGCTTATGAAACAGTTGTATCAAAAGGGATATTATTCAGGTATTTCTTCTTTTGGTCCAGCAGTATATACTTTTGTAAGAAGCAGAAGGGAAGGAGAAGAGTTAGTTTCCTATTTTGGTGGTTTTGTTACAGAGCCTAATAATGAGGGTGCAAAAGTCTTATGGTTGAAAGATTAAATTATGATGAATTTGTGATGGAAGATTTAAAGAACGTTTATAAAGGATTTATTAATGATTTTTTGAGATCTATTTTAGTTCCTAATAGTAGGCTTTATGTTAGAGTAAATACTTTGAAGATTAATGTAGAGGAAATCTTAGCTGAATTAAATTTTCTTGAAAGGGATGAAGATTTTGAAGAAGCTCTTTTTGTGAAGCTAAAGGGACCAAATAAAATTGAAGAGCATGAGACAAAGGTAATTGTAGATAAACGTACTGCTGAAAGTGTGATTATGGGTGCTGATGTATATCGTCCAGGAATAAAGAAAGTACTTGGAAATGGTAAGTATGTTAACGTTGTTAGTGAGAACGGTGTAATAGTAGGTGAAGGGGAATTAGTAAATAAAGGCAATTTAGTTGTTAGAGTTTTAAACCCATTGTATTCAGCTCCTAAGTTTGCTGATTTAGAGTATGTTAAAGATGGCTCACTAATCTTACAAGGAAAGGCTTCAATGTATGTTGCTCACTTGCTTGACCCAAAACCTAATGAAAAAATTATTGATATGACGGCTTATCCTGGAGGGAAATTAACTCATATATATCAACTTGAACCTAGGAGTAAGGTTATTGGTTTTGATCATACCAAGAAAAAAGTAGATGAGTTAAGAGAAAAAGTAAAAAAGATGAAAATGAACATAGAAGTTTATTTGGCAGATTCTAGGTATCTTTATGAGGGTTTTGGATTAAGGGATGTAGATAAAGTAATTATTGATCCACCTTGTTCAGCTCTAGGTATAAGACCAAAGGTTTATGACAGGAAAACTAAAGAAGATATTATTAATTTTCATAATTATCAGAGACAATTTATTAATTCTGCATATAAGATTCTGAAGAAAAATGGCATATTAGTTTATTCTACTTGTACAGTAACTACATGGGAAAATGAGAAGGTAATTGATGATGAAAGATTTGAAGTTGAAGATATTATTAGATTTCATCCCAATATTCATGATATGACAGGATTTTTTATAGCCAAATTAATTAAGAGAAAATGATGGTAATAGAAGAATATTTAGGTAAGAAACCTAAAATTGCTGACAAAGTGTATATTCATCCTACAGCTTATGTAATAGGAGATGTAAGTATAGGAGAGTTTTCTAGTTTATGGCATTATGTTGTTGTAAGAGGTGATAATGATTCTATTGAAATTGGAAGAGAAACAAATATTCAAGAGAATTCAACAATTCACACGGACATTGGATATAAAGTCATTATAGGAGATAGAGTGAGTATAGGACATAATGCTGTAATCCATGGTGCTAAAATTTCTTCTAATGTTATTATAGGTATGGGTGCTATACTTTTAAATGGCTCAGAAGTAGGAGAGTATTCTATTATTGGTGCTGGTGCTGTCGTAACTCAAGGCACGAAGATACCTCCTTATAGTATTGCAGTTGGAGTGCCAGCAAAGGTAATAAGAAAGGTTAGTGAGGAAGAAATAAAATTAATTTCCGAGAATGCCGAAGAATATTTAAAACATGTTAGGAGGTTTTTGAAAATTGAATAGAGATCTTAAAGCCTTTAAGTGGTTTATTAAAACTCAAATACTAAAAGACCCCTTCAATCCAGCATATGCAACGTTTAAAGTCACGTCGAGGTGTAATCTTCATTGTACATTCTGTTCACCGGATTATTATTCTGGCAAATTAGGTGAAGGAAGTACTGAAATTATAAAGAGGATTATTGATAATTTGAGAGACTCATCTATTGTTGTATTATCTTTTGAAGGAGGAGAGCCAACATTACGTAACGATATCCTAGAATTGTTAGAATATGCTCATGATGGCTCCTTCTATGTCATGTTAACTACTAATGGATACAGGTTAAATGATGAAGATTTTTTAGTAAAGTTAGCAGATAGGATAGATTTTCTTCATTATTCCATAGATGAATATCATTGGAACGTAAAAGCTCTTGAAAATCTTTGTAAATTCAGACAATATGGTCTTAAAGTAAATGTACAAACTGTTGTAACTAGATATAATTTACATAAGTTAGAGGAAAAAGTCAAGAAAGTTAGGGAATGCAATTATAAAATAGTAATATTACCTGCAATAGATTACCCAGAATCTAAAGTGAAATTATCTCCAGATCCAGTAGAATTATATGAAGTTATGTCAGACCTAAAGAGAAAGTACGGTGCAACAATTAATAATTCATGGGGATTTATTAATGCATTAATTGGTAAGACAAGAATAAAAAGAGTTGTTAGCTACGCTATTTCCATTTATCCCAACGGTGATTTGCCTTATCCAGATGATATAAATGGAAAGATTGTAGGTAATTTAGCTATTGAAAAACTGAATGATATATTGAAAAAACCAGTAGTAAAAGAATTACAGAATTATATGCTAAATAACCAAGCAAAATTCGAATATCTTCATTTACAAACAGCCTCGTTTAATAGTGTAAAAGATCTTGCGGAATATGTGTATGAAATGATAAAATGGAGATTTCTTGGGAAAGCTTAACCAAATATTTTCTTATAAATTTCCTGTAAGTCTTCTGTTACTAAATGAGTATATATTTGTGTTGTTCTGATATCCTTATGCCCTAACAATTTTTGAACTACTGGTAATGGCATTCCTTTTCTTATAGCTTGTGTAGCAAATGTATGTCTCAAAATATGTGGTCTTAAGTCAATCCCTAATTTTTTGCCTAATCTTTTAAGTTTCCGATATAAAGCATGATAAGTCATATTGAAAAGTATTCCATTATCTTCTATGTTCCTCAAATAACTCTTTAATAACCTAGCTGTTTCTTCTGTGAAAAATACAATTCTTTCCTCACCATTCTTTGTATTTCTAACAATTATATATCTTCTTTCTATGTTTATGTCGGATTTTTTAATAGAAAGTAATTCTTTAGAACGTAATCCTGTATCTAATAAAAGTTGAATTAGTAGTCTGTCTTTTAGTTTTTTCACATTTTCTTTTATCTTAACTATTTCTTCTTCTGATAAAGCTCTAATTTCTTTTCTTCTAATTCTAGGTATAGTTGGTTTTACATCTACTCCTAACCACTTTAAGAATCTTAATACTGCTATTATATAATGCCTTGCAGTCACTGATTTTTTTCTTCTTTTTTCTATCTCATTTTCATTTTTAGATTTTGTTTCTCTACTTAGAATATTTCTAATCCAATTATTTAAATCATAGGTGGTAACAGTCCTTGGATCTTTTCTTATATAACTAAGAAAATCAGATATTGCTATTGAATATAATCTTATTGTATTTTCAGAGGCTCCTGCAATCATTAAAGCCGTAATAAATTCGTCGAATGGGTTGATAATGACATCTGGCTTACCTAATTGTAGTTTCACATTAGATATCTTGGTCTTAGTAACACTTATTAAGGTAATAGAGTGTTACCATAAACATTTCTATTAAAATATAGAAAGAAATACCCAATGGCAAAACTACTTATACCCCTAACCCACTTAAAATAATATGGGGTACCCAGGGACCTCATGATAAGGAATGATGATCCCCCTGACCCCCCAAGGTCCCTGGGTACTCATAAATGATATAAAAAGCCCATTTTTCCATTTCTAATTAAATAATATCTTTCAATGAATCTTTTCATTAACTGTCTCATCTTTGAAACTTTCACTACTTCTATCTTTCCATTCCATAATTTATCTGATCTTATATG
The sequence above is drawn from the Sulfurisphaera tokodaii str. 7 genome and encodes:
- a CDS encoding methyltransferase domain-containing protein, which gives rise to MVERLNYDEFVMEDLKNVYKGFINDFLRSILVPNSRLYVRVNTLKINVEEILAELNFLERDEDFEEALFVKLKGPNKIEEHETKVIVDKRTAESVIMGADVYRPGIKKVLGNGKYVNVVSENGVIVGEGELVNKGNLVVRVLNPLYSAPKFADLEYVKDGSLILQGKASMYVAHLLDPKPNEKIIDMTAYPGGKLTHIYQLEPRSKVIGFDHTKKKVDELREKVKKMKMNIEVYLADSRYLYEGFGLRDVDKVIIDPPCSALGIRPKVYDRKTKEDIINFHNYQRQFINSAYKILKKNGILVYSTCTVTTWENEKVIDDERFEVEDIIRFHPNIHDMTGFFIAKLIKRK
- the glnA gene encoding type I glutamate--ammonia ligase; translated protein: MPSLPKTAEEALKFLKDNKIKWVDLQFTDLPGRLHHITVPASEFTEDSFKTGFGKLDGSSIKGFTMIYESDMVLMPIPQTMAVIPWNEGIARVITQVFWGGGKGRFERDPRHIAEEAEKKQSEEGYISYFGPELEFFIFDKVDLDVATPQSGTGYKIHAREAPWARNGGFLIRYKEGYYPAPPVDQLMDIRVEAINILTDYFGFNIEATHHEVATAGQGEIDFRFSTLADTADKVQTLKYVVKNVAAKHGMIATFMPKPMFGDNGTGMHTHFSLWTKDGKNLMYDPNDEYAELSQIGRYIVGGILEHGRALSAIVSPTTNSYRRLIPGYEAPVYLVWSKSNRSAAIRIPSYYRGMEKAKRLEYRPPDPSCNPYLAFAAILMAALDGIKKKIEPGDPVDENVYHMSEERKKQLKIKELPRSLDEALDELESDNEFLKPVFNSSILNTYIDLKRDEAKTMQQYPHPMELYYYLDA
- the folE gene encoding GTP cyclohydrolase I FolE — its product is MEETLNQEKMVEEIAKRIREILEILGENPDREGLRETPLRVARALLEMTSGLRTPQPQIKTFNLSEDGISEVEDQIILVKNIGFSSLCEHHLLPIIGKVHVAYIVGQERKVAGFSKIIRIVNYYASRPQIQERLVQQIADAIMNSDIHPKGVMVIGDALHMCAYVRGVKDREASLLSVATRGLFKNNVSLRNYVFRLLETSKKTSLL
- a CDS encoding class I adenylate-forming enzyme family protein, whose protein sequence is MSLARLVYEWSKKTPSKTFLISEDKNLTYEQAVQEIAKIASNISPGGTVVHIMFNTVESILAYLAILWAGGKIVAVDPLTSAEDLKFILEDSKPDLVFTDHEVYEREKNILKDYKTVVEVPRKNVFSSPYEYREDEVGLIYYYAGIAGRTMQVLHSAERMELNSLSLYRATKLKEVRSILTVPIAHVLGNSVLGVTLEAGGAMYIVKKFEPKSVASVIEKYSINYLSTVPMVYDSLNTIDANLSSLELCVSSAAPLFPNTVNTFFNKFGKKIVQQYGFTEGFVLTFQPLEYADVISVGKPLPEVEVKIVKDDGKEAKTGEVGELWVKAPWLMLGYKDIEETNKVFSNGWLKTGDLMSMDDKGLLYFRGIKKRMLKYKGYPIFPRDLEEILKTHPNVIDAKVIGEDAGQLGQQPIAIVVVKEKKDGIEEELLNYVNTKVAFYKKLKKVYIVDKIE
- the xerA gene encoding site-specific tyrosine recombinase/integron integrase gives rise to the protein MKLQLGKPDVIINPFDEFITALMIAGASENTIRLYSIAISDFLSYIRKDPRTVTTYDLNNWIRNILSRETKSKNENEIEKRRKKSVTARHYIIAVLRFLKWLGVDVKPTIPRIRRKEIRALSEEEIVKIKENVKKLKDRLLIQLLLDTGLRSKELLSIKKSDINIERRYIIVRNTKNGEERIVFFTEETARLLKSYLRNIEDNGILFNMTYHALYRKLKRLGKKLGIDLRPHILRHTFATQAIRKGMPLPVVQKLLGHKDIRTTQIYTHLVTEDLQEIYKKIFG
- a CDS encoding radical SAM protein — protein: MNRDLKAFKWFIKTQILKDPFNPAYATFKVTSRCNLHCTFCSPDYYSGKLGEGSTEIIKRIIDNLRDSSIVVLSFEGGEPTLRNDILELLEYAHDGSFYVMLTTNGYRLNDEDFLVKLADRIDFLHYSIDEYHWNVKALENLCKFRQYGLKVNVQTVVTRYNLHKLEEKVKKVRECNYKIVILPAIDYPESKVKLSPDPVELYEVMSDLKRKYGATINNSWGFINALIGKTRIKRVVSYAISIYPNGDLPYPDDINGKIVGNLAIEKLNDILKKPVVKELQNYMLNNQAKFEYLHLQTASFNSVKDLAEYVYEMIKWRFLGKA
- the trxA gene encoding thioredoxin — its product is MSEIDTLVREIAKRLEEKAEKILKKEEATITITDSNIDDIITKNRVVFVDCWAPWCAPCHIYEPIFNKMAEKYKDKIVFGRLNVDENPKTADKYGVMNIPTTLIFLNGNLVDQIVGAVDETTLEEYIKKYLS
- a CDS encoding gamma carbonic anhydrase family protein, whose protein sequence is MVIEEYLGKKPKIADKVYIHPTAYVIGDVSIGEFSSLWHYVVVRGDNDSIEIGRETNIQENSTIHTDIGYKVIIGDRVSIGHNAVIHGAKISSNVIIGMGAILLNGSEVGEYSIIGAGAVVTQGTKIPPYSIAVGVPAKVIRKVSEEEIKLISENAEEYLKHVRRFLKIE
- a CDS encoding beta-ribofuranosylaminobenzene 5'-phosphate synthase family protein; its protein translation is MIKIIGLSRIHITLIDLEGKFGRLDGGIGVALKYPRIVLRSGNCIKPNITLPFKIPDYCIEEDFEEHIGLGHTTQFLLSVAKLGAEYNLKNIDVVELAKLVKRGGTSGVGVYAFKHGGFIVDGGHSKKIKKEILPSDYSTVSPPPLIARYDFPWYIYVNIPKEGRKIYGKSELEIFKNAKVEGIDTLTRIIFMKLIPAVIENDLEEALEAIGLIQNLGFKKLEVSLQTEEVKMLMKQLYQKGYYSGISSFGPAVYTFVRSRREGEELVSYFGGFVTEPNNEGAKVLWLKD
- a CDS encoding MarR family transcriptional regulator, which gives rise to MSDSKSRIIEILKKFGELPQSELVRISGLSKSRLSEILSELEKQGLIERKKSLGKNLSVKLSNKFIKIGIIRAAEYPFIIPFVKALKEKGFFVDILIYDNGLSLTKDLVEGKINIGFSPVVTQLIFKKIFNNFDIIGGGAKGGGGIIGESLCDRVGSTTMSSMEIWSLLYNPDLNLQSYDSPESMVIDLENHKINAISIWEPYFTILTRKGYSILHTFEPLHCCTLAVRNELDKDLIKKVYEESFTSFLFQKDRWIMDYANLLGINYSILSDSVKNYVFDYYLDLNEIRRNLRKIGILGI